Proteins from a genomic interval of Maylandia zebra isolate NMK-2024a linkage group LG15, Mzebra_GT3a, whole genome shotgun sequence:
- the LOC106676957 gene encoding hepatic sodium/bile acid cotransporter-like isoform X1 produces MNNTANLTSHQDLWRNVTVGNTTWVYRPAVNSALNDAISVVIIIIIIINMVSLGCTMEVSKIKYHLMKPKGVAIAVVSQYVIMPLTAFCLAKGFQLSDITAVVVLVCGCCPGGTNSNTLTLALKGDMNLSIVMTSCSTLLAMGMMPLLLYIYCQGFPSVRNAVPYVQIILSLVLTLVPCGIGILINTYRPQYSKRVTKVGIIIFLIFNVVTLTLAIIANGRYILTVLSPSLLAIAGLMPLIGYCFGYVFSAIFRLNQRERRTVYMETGCQNTALCSTILKSLTSLRPLERI; encoded by the exons TCTCATCAAGATTTGTGGCGCAATGTGACGGttggaaacaccacctgggtttACCGTCCTGCTGTGAACTCTGCTCTTAATGATGCCATTTCAGTAGTGATTAtaatcataatcatcatcaacATGGTTTCACTTGGATGCACCATGGAGGTGTCTAAGATCAAG TATCACCTCATGAAACCTAAGGGGGTGGCTATTGCAGTTGTGTCCCAGTATGTGATCATGCCTCTTACAGCCTTTTGCTTGGCTAAG GGGTTCCAGTTGAGTGATATAACAGCTGTGGTTGTTCTGGTCTGTGGCTGCTGTCCTGGAGGAACTAACTCCAACACATTGACTCTGGCACTAAAGGGGGACATGAACCTCAG CATCGTGATGACTTCCTGCTCCACGTTGTTGGCTATGGGTATGATGCCTCTCCTGCTCTACATCTACTGCCAGGGTTTCCCCAGCGTGCGGAACGCTGTCCCGTATGTTCAAATCATCTTATCGTTGGTCTTGACCCTTGTCCCGTGTGGCATCGGCATCCTCATCAACACCTACAGGCCGCAGTATTCAAAGAGGGTCACAAAG GTAGGCATCATTATCTTCCTTATTTTTAATGTGGTGACCTTGACCTTAGCTATTATTGCAAACGGACGCTACATCCTGACTGTGCTGTCTCCTTCACTCTTGGCCATCGCTGGTCTCATGCCTTTGATAGGCTACTGCTTTGGATATGTCTTCTCTGCGATCTTCAGACTCAACCAAAG GGAGCGGAGGACCGTTTACATGGAAACAGGCTGTCAGAATACTGCGCTGTGCTCCACCATATTGAAG AGCCTTACCAGCCTGCGGCCACTGGAGAGGATCTGA
- the LOC106676957 gene encoding hepatic sodium/bile acid cotransporter-like isoform X2, with protein MKPKGVAIAVVSQYVIMPLTAFCLAKGFQLSDITAVVVLVCGCCPGGTNSNTLTLALKGDMNLSIVMTSCSTLLAMGMMPLLLYIYCQGFPSVRNAVPYVQIILSLVLTLVPCGIGILINTYRPQYSKRVTKVGIIIFLIFNVVTLTLAIIANGRYILTVLSPSLLAIAGLMPLIGYCFGYVFSAIFRLNQRERRTVYMETGCQNTALCSTILKSLTSLRPLERI; from the exons ATGAAACCTAAGGGGGTGGCTATTGCAGTTGTGTCCCAGTATGTGATCATGCCTCTTACAGCCTTTTGCTTGGCTAAG GGGTTCCAGTTGAGTGATATAACAGCTGTGGTTGTTCTGGTCTGTGGCTGCTGTCCTGGAGGAACTAACTCCAACACATTGACTCTGGCACTAAAGGGGGACATGAACCTCAG CATCGTGATGACTTCCTGCTCCACGTTGTTGGCTATGGGTATGATGCCTCTCCTGCTCTACATCTACTGCCAGGGTTTCCCCAGCGTGCGGAACGCTGTCCCGTATGTTCAAATCATCTTATCGTTGGTCTTGACCCTTGTCCCGTGTGGCATCGGCATCCTCATCAACACCTACAGGCCGCAGTATTCAAAGAGGGTCACAAAG GTAGGCATCATTATCTTCCTTATTTTTAATGTGGTGACCTTGACCTTAGCTATTATTGCAAACGGACGCTACATCCTGACTGTGCTGTCTCCTTCACTCTTGGCCATCGCTGGTCTCATGCCTTTGATAGGCTACTGCTTTGGATATGTCTTCTCTGCGATCTTCAGACTCAACCAAAG GGAGCGGAGGACCGTTTACATGGAAACAGGCTGTCAGAATACTGCGCTGTGCTCCACCATATTGAAG AGCCTTACCAGCCTGCGGCCACTGGAGAGGATCTGA